Genomic window (Wenzhouxiangella marina):
CAGCTGGACTGGTACGGCGAGGTCTTCGGTGCACGGGTGCAGCATCGCAATCCGGCGATGGCCTTTCTGACCTTCGACGACGAGCATCACCGATTTGCTTTTCTGGATCTGTCCGTGGTCGACCCCGACGGCGAAGAACCATCGACCAGGTCATGGGTCGGCATCGACCACCTGGCCTGGACCTTCGCCTCGCTGGACGATCTGTTCGAGAACTACCGTCGCTGCAGGGCTGCGGGCATCGAACCCTATTGGTGCGTGCATCACGGCCTGACCATCTCGATGTACTACGCCGACCCCGACGGCAACCAGATGGAGTTCCAGGTCAACGCCTTCGACACCGACGAAGCGTGCAACCGCTACATCTGCGGGCCAGCCTTCGAGCTCAACCCGGTGGGCGTGGAGTTCGATCCCGAGGCGTGGTTGGCGGCGGTGGCGCAGGGCGCTTCGCTGGACGATTTCCGGGAGCGCAAGCAACACGAGCCAGTGTCTCCGATTCGCGGTGCGGTCAGCGCGCTGCTTTGAATCGGATTGAATTTCCGTCCATCGCTGATCTCTCGATAGGGTTTCAACCATGTCCCTGACGCTCGACACCCCGGTCAACGCGCCCACCCGATCCGCCGATCGCTACGTCGTGATGGATGCTCTGCGCGGCTTCGCGCTGCTGGGCGTCATGATGATCAATCTCTACGAGTTCGGTGGCATCGATGTGCTGATCACCGCCGAGCAACTGGCCGCCCTGCCGTCGGCAGCGCTCGACCAGCGGGTCGAGTTCTGGCTGCGACTGCTGGTCGTCGACAAGGCCAATACCCTGTTCGCCTTCCTGTTCGGACTCGGCTTCTGGATCCAGATGGAGCGGCTCGAAGCGCGCGGCGCGCCGTTCCGCTCGATCTACCTGCGACGGGCCGGCATCCTTCTGATTCTCGGCTGGATTCACCTGCTGGGCCTGTTCAGCTGGGACATCCTGCATGTCTACGGCATCACGGCCTTCCTGCTTTTCGCCTGCCGCAAGCTGCCTGACCGGACCTTGCTGTGGATAGGGATCATCCTGCTGATGTTCGCCAGGCCCCTGGTGACCTGGCTGTTCGAACTGGGCGGGCTTGCCTACGGGTCGGAAGATCCCGCGGTGACCAACGCCGGAGTGCTGTCACGCCAGGCCGCGGCCCAGTCGGGCGACTTCGTCCACTTCATGGGCCTGATGAACCGCGACTACCTCGCCTGGTTCCTGGCCGGTGGTCTGCTGGGCTGGATCTTCTACGCCCTCGGGCGCTTCTTCATGGGGGCCTGGGTCGGCCGTCGCGGCTGGATCCAGAACGCATCGGACCACCTGTCGCTTTTTCGTCGCGGCCTCTGGCCGCTGCTGCTCACCGGCCTGCTCCTGGAGCTTGTTCACCTGTGGACGGCCGATCTGCCCGAAGGGGCATGGTTCGGACAACTGGAGTTGCTGCGCACCGTATTGCACGTCGTGGCCACACCCTTGCTCGCCGCCGGATACATCTGCGCGATCGTGCTTCTGTTCCACAGTCCCAGGCTCCGCTGGCTGGTCAAGCCCTTCGCGCCGGTCGGCCAGATGGCGCTGAGCAACTACCTGAGCCAGAGCGTCGCGATCATCCTGATCCTGACCGCGGTGGGCCCGGGCCTCGGGCTGGCAGGGAAGGCGGCCGCCTCGACCTTCGTCCCCCTGGTGCTGGCCTTCTTCTTGCTCCAGATCGTCGTCAGCTACTTCTGGATGAAGGTCTTTGCCTTCGGCCCGGCCGAGTGGCTCTGGCGGACCTTGACCTACGGGAGTCGCCCGCGCTTCCTGCGCCGCGCACCCAGGAGTTCGGCATGACAGCATCTCCCGCCACCGCACCCACCTCATGCGGCGATCGTCTCGACGTCCTTGACGCGCTGCGCGGCTTCGCCTTGTTTGGCATCTTTCTCGCCAATATCCGTTTTTTCAGTGGCTGGGAATTCCTCGGCGAAGAACAGAGGGCCGAGCTGTCTCCGACGCTGCATGCCTGGGCCGACTTCCTGAACCTCGCGGTGATCGACGGCAAGTTCTACACGCTGTTTTCGTTCCTGTTCGGCCTGGGCTTCGCGCTGCAGCTGCAGCGGCTGACGGAACGAGGCGCGGCCGCGACCCGCATCTACCTGCGCCGGACCACCATCCTGTTGGTGATCGGCTTCATCCACATGTTCCTGATCTGGCTGGGCGACATCCTGCTGCCGTACGCGCTGCTCGGCTTCGTGCTGCTGGCCATTCGCAACTGGACCGATCGAAGCCTGCTGATCGCCGCCGGCATCGCATTCCTGGTGCCGATCGTCGGCTATGCGATGTTCTGGTGTCTTGGCGTCGACCAGAGTCT
Coding sequences:
- a CDS encoding VOC family protein; the protein is MTETSRIDSGPSATPRALAHVVYRTRRFEQQLDWYGEVFGARVQHRNPAMAFLTFDDEHHRFAFLDLSVVDPDGEEPSTRSWVGIDHLAWTFASLDDLFENYRRCRAAGIEPYWCVHHGLTISMYYADPDGNQMEFQVNAFDTDEACNRYICGPAFELNPVGVEFDPEAWLAAVAQGASLDDFRERKQHEPVSPIRGAVSALL
- a CDS encoding DUF418 domain-containing protein — translated: MSLTLDTPVNAPTRSADRYVVMDALRGFALLGVMMINLYEFGGIDVLITAEQLAALPSAALDQRVEFWLRLLVVDKANTLFAFLFGLGFWIQMERLEARGAPFRSIYLRRAGILLILGWIHLLGLFSWDILHVYGITAFLLFACRKLPDRTLLWIGIILLMFARPLVTWLFELGGLAYGSEDPAVTNAGVLSRQAAAQSGDFVHFMGLMNRDYLAWFLAGGLLGWIFYALGRFFMGAWVGRRGWIQNASDHLSLFRRGLWPLLLTGLLLELVHLWTADLPEGAWFGQLELLRTVLHVVATPLLAAGYICAIVLLFHSPRLRWLVKPFAPVGQMALSNYLSQSVAIILILTAVGPGLGLAGKAAASTFVPLVLAFFLLQIVVSYFWMKVFAFGPAEWLWRTLTYGSRPRFLRRAPRSSA